A portion of the Punica granatum isolate Tunisia-2019 chromosome 7, ASM765513v2, whole genome shotgun sequence genome contains these proteins:
- the LOC116215518 gene encoding lysine histidine transporter 1-like, translated as MGTQADAADQKTVDHQSSIEKKLAKQKEIDDWLPITSSRNAKWWYSAFHNVTAMVGAGVLSLPYAMSELGWGPGVVVLILSWIITLYTLWQMVEMHEMVPGRRFDRYHELGQYAFGEKLGLYIVVPQQLVVEVGVDIVYMVTGGKSLQKVHNLVCPEPGKDIKLTYFIMIFASVHFVLSHLPNFNSISGISLAAAVMSLSYSTIAWTASVHKGVQPNVEYGYKAKSAAGTVFNFFSALGDVAFAYAGHNVVLEIQATIPSTPEKPSKGPMWRGVIIAYIVVALCYFPVALIGYWMFGNEVEDNILISLKKPTWLIVTANMFVVVHVIGSYQIYAMPVFDMMETVLVKKLHFRPSFLLRFITRNVYVAFTMFVAMTFPFFGGLLGFFGGFAFAPTTYFLPCTMWLAIYKPKRFSLSWWANWICIIFGILLMVLSPIGGLRQIILQAKDYKFYS; from the exons ATGGGAACTCAAGCTGATGCTGCAGATCAGAAGACGGTCGACCATCAGTCCTCG ATCGAGAAGAAATTAGCAAAGCAGAAGGAGATCGACGACTGGCTTCCGATTACGTCATCGAGGAATGCCAAATGGTGGTACTCTGCCTTCCACAATGTCACTGCCATGGTCGGGGCCGGTGTGCTGAGCCTCCCATACGCCATGTCCGAGCTCGGATG GGGTCCTGGTGTGGTCGTGCTAATCCTCTCGTGGATTATAACCCTGTACACGCTGTGGCAAATGGTGGAGATGCATGAGATGGTCCCTGGCCGGAGGTTTGATCGGTACCATGAGCTTGGGCAATATGCGTTCGGGGAGAAGCTCGGGCTGTACATCGTGGTCCCACAGCAGCTCGTGGTGGAGGTTGGTGTGGACATTGTGTACATGGTCACGGGCGGGAAGTCGCTCCAGAAGGTCCACAATCTTGTATGCCCGGAGCCTGGCAAGGATATCAAGCTCACCTACTTCATCATGATCTTCGCCTCTGTCCACTTCGTCCTCTCCCACCTTCCCAACTTCAACTCGATCTCAGGCATCTCTCTTGCCGCTGCTGTTATGTCTCTAAG TTATTCGACAATTGCTTGGACAGCTTCAGTACACAAGGGAGTCCAGCCCAATGTGGAATACGGGTACAAGGCCAAGAGCGCTGCTGGAACTGTGTTCAACTTCTTCAGTGCCCTTGGCGACGTGGCCTTTGCTTACGCGGGGCACAATGTGGTCCTGGAGATTCAAGCGACGATCCCTTCCACTCCTGAGAAGCCATCCAAGGGCCCAATGTGGAGGGGAGTGATCATTGCATACATAGTTGTGGCATTGTGCTACTTCCCTGTGGCCCTGATCGGGTACTGGATGTTCGGGAATGAGGTCGAGGACAACATCCTAATCTCATTGAAGAAGCCCACCTGGCTCATCGTCACGGCAAATATGTTTGTTGTTGTCCATGTTATCGGAAGCTATCAG ATTTATGCAATGCCAGTTTTTGACATGATGGAGACGGTATTGGTGAAGAAACTGCACTTCAGGCCGAGTTTTCTTCTGCGTTTTATCACACGGAATGTGTATGTTG CTTTTACAATGTTTGTTGCAATGACATTCCCTTTCTTCGGCGGTCTACTTGGGTTCTTTGGAGGGTTTGCTTTTGCCCCGACTACATACTTC CTTCCCTGCACAATGTGGCTCGCAATCTACAAGCCGAAGAGGTTCAGCTTATCTTGGTGGGCCAATTGG ATCTGCATCATATTCGGCATCCTCTTGATGGTTCTGTCACCTATTGGAGGATTGAGGCAGATCATACTTCAGGCCAAGGACTATAAATTCTACTCTTAG
- the LOC116213215 gene encoding protein SUPPRESSOR OF K(+) TRANSPORT GROWTH DEFECT 1 has protein sequence MNALEYFKTHLKYEKNPKIREAITQKFTEYLRRAEEIRAVLDECGSPRPASNGDATVATRPNKKPNDGNGHGDEDDANKEKLRAGSDSAITREKPKVKWSFCCNCP, from the coding sequence ATGAACGCGCTCGAGTACTTTAAGACGCACCTCAAGTACGAGAAGAACCCTAAGATCCGGGAGGCCATCACCCAGAAGTTCACCGAGTACCTCCGCAGGGCTGAGGAGATCAGGGCCGTGCTTGACGAATGTGGAAGCCCCAGGCCTGCCTCGAACGGGGATGCCACGGTCGCCACCCGCCCCAACAAGAAGCCCAATGATGGAAATGGTCATGGCGACGAGGATGATGCGAACAAAGAGAAGCTGAGGGCGGGGTCGGATTCCGCCATCACACGGGAGAAGCCTAAGGTGAAGTGGTCATTTTGCTGCAATTGCCCCTAG